The following coding sequences lie in one Pseudomonas sp. B33.4 genomic window:
- a CDS encoding ABC transporter permease subunit, translating into MKRIRFSSLMLVIGLLFIYLPMLILVIYSFNASKLVTVWGGWSIKWYVGLLDNTQLMGSVLRSLEIACYTAVAAVALGTLAAFVLTRITRFKGRTLFGGLVTAPLVMPEVITGLSLLLLFVAMAQMIGWPQERGIVTIWIAHTTFCAAYVAVVVSARLRELDLSIEEAAMDLGARPWKVFFLITIPMIAPSLAAGGMMSFALSLDDLVLASFVSGPGSTTLPMEVFSAVRLGVKPEINAVASLILLAVSIVTFMVWFFSRRAEEARKKAIQQAIEESAADSWKQPDVRRAPSPEAA; encoded by the coding sequence ATGAAGCGCATCCGTTTCTCCAGCCTGATGCTGGTCATTGGTTTGCTGTTCATCTACCTGCCGATGCTGATCCTGGTGATCTACTCGTTCAACGCCTCGAAACTGGTGACGGTGTGGGGCGGCTGGTCGATCAAGTGGTACGTCGGCCTGCTCGACAACACGCAACTGATGGGCTCCGTGCTGCGCTCGCTGGAAATCGCCTGCTATACCGCCGTAGCGGCGGTGGCGCTCGGTACGCTGGCGGCGTTCGTGCTGACCCGCATCACCCGCTTCAAGGGCCGCACACTGTTCGGCGGTCTGGTGACAGCGCCGCTGGTGATGCCTGAGGTGATCACCGGCCTGTCGCTGTTGCTGCTGTTCGTGGCCATGGCGCAGATGATCGGCTGGCCGCAGGAGCGTGGCATCGTCACCATCTGGATCGCCCACACCACATTCTGTGCGGCGTACGTGGCGGTGGTGGTGTCGGCGCGTCTGCGTGAGTTGGACCTGTCGATCGAAGAGGCAGCGATGGACCTCGGTGCGCGGCCGTGGAAGGTGTTCTTCCTGATCACCATTCCGATGATCGCGCCATCGCTGGCGGCGGGCGGCATGATGTCGTTCGCGCTGTCGCTGGATGACCTGGTACTGGCGAGCTTCGTTTCCGGCCCGGGTTCGACGACCCTGCCGATGGAAGTGTTCTCGGCGGTGCGTCTGGGCGTGAAGCCTGAGATCAACGCCGTGGCCAGTCTGATTCTGCTGGCGGTGTCGATCGTGACCTTCATGGTCTGGTTCTTCAGCCGCCGTGCCGAAGAAGCGCGCAAGAAAGCCATCCAGCAAGCCATCGAAGAAAGCGCAGCCGATTCGTGGAAGCAGCCGGACGTGCGTCGGGCGCCAAGCCCGGAGGCGGCGTAA
- a CDS encoding DUF6436 domain-containing protein: protein MRSPYRTALFASLLALICAGVLWAAYDWFQGRYLRAFSEHTAVFSGDPLRLPDNLAGPGKIRLVHFWDPACPCNVGNQQHLTEMVEQFGAKGVEFFAVQKTGSHGQLPAPLSSLKTITILPGSEQVPASPAVAIWDRSGKLAYFGPYSEGLTCNSSNSFIEPILNALTQDRPVNATHTLAVGCYCPWPVETP, encoded by the coding sequence ATGCGTTCGCCCTACCGCACCGCACTGTTTGCCAGCCTGCTCGCGCTGATTTGCGCCGGGGTCCTGTGGGCGGCGTATGACTGGTTTCAGGGGCGTTATCTGCGTGCGTTCAGCGAACACACGGCAGTGTTTTCCGGTGATCCGCTGCGCCTGCCGGACAATCTCGCCGGCCCCGGCAAGATCCGCCTGGTGCATTTCTGGGACCCGGCCTGCCCGTGCAATGTCGGCAATCAACAGCACCTGACCGAGATGGTCGAGCAGTTTGGCGCCAAAGGCGTTGAATTCTTCGCCGTGCAAAAAACTGGCAGCCACGGCCAGTTACCCGCCCCCCTCAGCAGCCTGAAAACCATCACGATTTTGCCCGGCTCCGAACAAGTCCCCGCCAGCCCGGCCGTGGCGATCTGGGACCGCAGCGGCAAACTGGCCTACTTCGGCCCGTACAGCGAAGGCCTGACCTGTAACTCCAGCAACAGTTTTATCGAACCGATTTTGAATGCCCTGACGCAAGATCGCCCGGTCAATGCCACGCACACCCTGGCGGTCGGTTGTTATTGCCCGTGGCCGGTGGAGACGCCGTAA
- a CDS encoding HD domain-containing protein, which yields MSSTIAGIKIPDSALARATTEYIRDIESDLLYHHSRRVFLFGALSGERQQLAYNPELLYVGAMFHDLGLVEGHRSDDKRFEVDGANAAAAFLKPYGLSDDDIEQVWLSIALHTTPGVPKHLRPTVALVTAGVEMDVLGMDYAAFSTVQREAVVHAHPRGEGFKECIICAFADGLRHRPQTTFGNVKTDVLKDQEPGFKPMNFVEVIRNSPWTA from the coding sequence ATGAGCAGCACCATCGCCGGCATCAAAATCCCTGACAGCGCCCTCGCCCGGGCCACCACCGAGTACATCCGCGACATCGAGTCCGACCTGCTCTACCACCATTCGCGTCGGGTATTCCTGTTCGGCGCCCTGAGCGGTGAACGTCAGCAACTGGCCTACAACCCGGAGCTGTTGTACGTCGGCGCAATGTTCCATGACCTCGGCCTGGTCGAAGGTCATCGCAGTGATGACAAGCGCTTCGAAGTAGACGGTGCCAACGCAGCGGCGGCGTTTCTCAAACCCTACGGGTTGAGTGATGACGACATCGAACAAGTCTGGCTGTCGATTGCCTTGCACACCACACCGGGCGTGCCGAAGCATCTGCGCCCGACCGTAGCGCTGGTGACCGCAGGCGTGGAGATGGATGTACTGGGAATGGATTACGCGGCGTTCAGCACCGTGCAGCGTGAAGCGGTGGTGCATGCGCACCCGCGTGGGGAAGGTTTCAAGGAATGCATCATCTGCGCGTTTGCCGATGGCTTGCGCCATCGTCCGCAGACCACGTTCGGCAATGTGAAGACCGATGTGCTGAAGGATCAGGAGCCGGGGTTCAAGCCGATGAACTTCGTTGAAGTCATCCGCAACTCTCCCTGGACTGCTTAA
- a CDS encoding DUF2059 domain-containing protein, with translation MRRLLFSLLMFCVLPAWADGHDQLYKVAGWPDQRAHFNDALTAAQQRYQNSLPPAVFQALVNNSNQRFAPQAVDQRAEAQLRQKLADPKPALTFFQSPLGKKIVAAELLATRRDQLAKNAKGLPKMQASDSRLLIIGHLAQALPAREAGAEVSLAIAGVAADSLSSMIPGLLGGGQAQGMLNGQRQRLMDQIGADMNNTLLYVYRDLSDEELEEFATFAESAEGKAYYQAALAAIRAGLAVGQ, from the coding sequence ATGCGCCGTTTGCTTTTTTCACTGTTGATGTTCTGCGTGTTGCCCGCCTGGGCGGACGGCCACGATCAGTTGTACAAGGTCGCCGGCTGGCCAGATCAACGTGCGCATTTCAACGATGCCCTGACGGCTGCACAGCAGCGTTATCAGAACAGTCTGCCGCCCGCTGTCTTTCAAGCGCTGGTCAACAACAGCAACCAGCGCTTTGCCCCGCAGGCCGTGGATCAACGTGCCGAAGCACAACTGCGGCAGAAGCTTGCCGATCCGAAACCGGCGCTGACCTTCTTTCAATCGCCGTTGGGCAAGAAAATCGTCGCGGCTGAGCTGCTCGCGACGCGTCGCGATCAATTGGCTAAAAATGCCAAGGGTTTGCCGAAGATGCAGGCCAGTGACAGCCGTCTGCTGATCATCGGCCACCTCGCGCAAGCCTTGCCGGCCCGTGAAGCCGGCGCCGAAGTCAGCCTGGCGATTGCTGGTGTGGCGGCGGACAGCTTGAGTTCGATGATCCCCGGGCTGCTCGGTGGTGGTCAGGCGCAAGGCATGCTCAATGGTCAGCGCCAGCGCTTGATGGATCAGATCGGCGCGGACATGAACAACACGTTGCTTTACGTCTATCGCGATCTGTCGGATGAAGAGCTGGAGGAGTTTGCGACATTTGCCGAGTCGGCTGAGGGTAAGGCGTATTACCAGGCGGCGTTGGCGGCGATTCGCGCAGGGTTGGCTGTCGGGCAATGA
- a CDS encoding alpha/beta hydrolase, with product MPATFDPDQIRASLKPLAEWQPLSDEAKAYQQFYQTDFPHRDVWRGMGRFDVDGYELVSHCWWPEKVKATLFLLHGYYDHVGLYRHVIEWALDQDFAVIACDLPGHGLSSGPRASIRDFSEYQDVLQALFAEAQSIALPQPWHLCGQSTGGAIVVDHLLNHAQNSPAQGQVILMAPLVRPRAWGWSQLSYYLLRPFVRGVARRFSENSNDPDFLPFLQADPLQPRRLPTKWVGALSRWIIRVEHAKKSPRRPLIIQGQADMTVDWQHNLQVLKWKFDRPQILLLAEARHHLANETAEMREEYFEFLSKRIRGRNL from the coding sequence ATGCCTGCCACTTTCGACCCCGATCAAATCCGCGCCAGTCTCAAGCCTTTGGCCGAGTGGCAGCCTTTGTCGGACGAGGCGAAGGCGTACCAGCAGTTTTATCAAACCGATTTTCCCCATCGCGATGTCTGGCGTGGCATGGGCCGTTTCGACGTCGATGGCTATGAGCTGGTCAGCCATTGCTGGTGGCCGGAGAAGGTCAAGGCGACGCTGTTTCTGCTGCACGGTTACTACGATCACGTCGGACTCTACCGGCATGTGATCGAGTGGGCGCTGGACCAGGATTTTGCGGTGATCGCCTGTGACTTGCCGGGCCATGGCCTGTCGAGCGGGCCGCGCGCGAGCATTCGCGATTTCTCTGAATATCAGGACGTCCTGCAAGCGTTGTTCGCCGAGGCGCAGTCGATCGCGCTGCCGCAGCCGTGGCATTTGTGCGGGCAGAGCACCGGCGGGGCGATTGTGGTCGATCATTTGCTCAACCATGCGCAAAACAGCCCGGCGCAAGGTCAGGTAATTTTGATGGCGCCACTGGTTCGGCCGCGAGCGTGGGGCTGGTCGCAGCTGAGCTATTACCTGCTCAGGCCGTTCGTCCGGGGTGTTGCGCGACGCTTCAGCGAGAATTCCAACGATCCGGATTTCCTGCCGTTTCTGCAGGCCGATCCGTTGCAGCCGCGACGCTTGCCGACGAAGTGGGTAGGGGCGTTGTCGCGTTGGATCATCCGCGTCGAGCACGCGAAAAAAAGTCCGCGACGGCCGCTGATCATTCAGGGGCAGGCGGACATGACCGTGGACTGGCAGCACAATTTGCAAGTATTGAAATGGAAGTTTGATCGACCGCAGATCTTGCTGCTGGCCGAGGCGCGACATCATCTGGCGAATGAGACGGCGGAGATGCGTGAGGAGTATTTCGAGTTCTTGAGCAAGCGCATCAGGGGCCGGAATCTGTAG
- a CDS encoding DUF523 domain-containing protein, with protein MERILVSRCLLGHRVRYDGGASGPFDLLEQWIAEGRVVPLCPEVAGGLPTPRAAAEIPGGQGGEVLDGVASVITTEGEDVSAQFLDGAQQALELVQKHGIRVAVLKANSPSCGNLLTYDGTFSGVKVSGEGVTAALLKRHGVQVFSEFELPQAALALVALD; from the coding sequence ATGGAAAGGATTCTGGTCAGTCGTTGCCTGCTGGGTCATCGCGTGCGCTACGACGGCGGTGCGAGCGGGCCGTTCGATTTGCTCGAGCAGTGGATTGCCGAAGGGCGTGTGGTGCCGTTGTGTCCGGAGGTCGCGGGAGGATTGCCAACGCCACGGGCAGCGGCGGAAATCCCGGGCGGGCAGGGTGGTGAAGTGCTTGATGGTGTCGCCTCGGTTATAACCACCGAGGGGGAGGATGTCAGTGCGCAGTTTCTGGATGGCGCGCAGCAGGCGCTGGAGCTGGTGCAGAAGCACGGGATTCGTGTGGCGGTGCTCAAGGCCAACAGTCCGTCTTGCGGGAATCTGCTGACGTATGACGGGACGTTCAGTGGTGTCAAAGTCAGTGGCGAAGGGGTGACGGCTGCGTTGCTCAAACGCCATGGTGTGCAGGTTTTCAGTGAGTTTGAACTGCCGCAGGCGGCGCTGGCTCTGGTTGCTTTGGATTGA
- a CDS encoding 2OG-Fe(II) oxygenase, with product MRAMQISSEHPLLLRIVDDLAEHGWSQQNIFLPAGLTRELAAECRKREAEGELAPAAVGRGPFSEIREGIRGDHIQWIDPGQAEASDRYLNLMESLREALNRGLFLGLEDFECHFALYPPGAFYRKHVDRFRDDDKRMVSVVVYLNDAWLPEDGGQLRMYLNDERVHDVQPTGGCLVVFLSGEVPHEVLPASRERLSLTGWFRRRGNEPF from the coding sequence ATGCGCGCCATGCAAATATCCTCTGAACACCCACTGCTGTTACGCATTGTCGATGACCTGGCCGAACACGGCTGGTCGCAGCAGAACATATTCCTGCCCGCCGGTTTGACCCGCGAGCTGGCGGCCGAGTGCCGCAAACGTGAGGCCGAAGGTGAACTGGCGCCGGCGGCGGTGGGGCGTGGGCCGTTTTCAGAGATTCGCGAGGGGATTCGTGGCGACCACATCCAGTGGATCGACCCCGGTCAGGCCGAGGCCAGCGACCGTTATCTGAACTTGATGGAGAGCCTGCGCGAGGCACTCAACCGTGGCTTGTTCCTCGGCCTTGAAGACTTCGAATGCCATTTCGCCCTGTACCCGCCTGGCGCGTTCTATCGCAAGCATGTCGACCGTTTTCGCGACGATGACAAGCGCATGGTCTCGGTGGTGGTCTATCTCAACGACGCGTGGTTGCCGGAGGATGGTGGTCAGCTGCGCATGTACCTGAACGATGAGCGCGTGCATGACGTGCAGCCTACTGGCGGGTGTCTGGTGGTGTTTCTTTCCGGCGAGGTGCCGCATGAGGTGCTGCCGGCGAGCCGCGAGCGCCTGTCGCTGACTGGCTGGTTCCGCCGCCGTGGCAACGAGCCGTTCTGA
- a CDS encoding ABC transporter permease subunit, translating to MPNGRQLVIGVPFIWLFLFFMLPFFIVLKISFAEADVAIPPYTEIYTYAEQKLQLLLNLGNYAMLAGDELYIAAYLGSLKMALISTILCLVIGYPMAYAIATARKELQTVLVLLIMMPTWTAILIRVYAWMGILSNNGLLNGFLMSMGFIDEPLQILNTNLAVYIGVVYSYLPFMILPLYANLVKHDNSLLEAASDLGSSTFNSFWKITIPLSKNGIIAGCMLVFIPVVGEFVIPELLGGPETLMIGKVLWQEFFNNRDWPVASALAVVMLAILIVPIILFNRSQAKEMEGKE from the coding sequence ATCCCCAATGGCCGCCAACTGGTCATCGGGGTTCCGTTCATCTGGCTGTTCCTGTTCTTCATGTTGCCGTTCTTCATCGTCCTGAAGATCAGCTTCGCCGAAGCCGACGTGGCCATCCCGCCGTACACCGAGATCTACACCTACGCCGAGCAGAAGCTGCAACTGCTGCTGAACCTGGGCAACTACGCGATGCTCGCGGGCGACGAGTTGTACATCGCCGCTTACCTCGGCTCGCTGAAGATGGCGCTGATCAGCACCATCCTCTGTCTGGTGATCGGCTACCCGATGGCCTACGCCATCGCCACCGCGCGTAAAGAGCTGCAAACGGTGCTGGTGCTGCTGATCATGATGCCGACCTGGACCGCGATCCTGATCCGCGTGTATGCGTGGATGGGCATCCTCAGCAACAACGGGCTGCTGAACGGCTTCCTGATGAGCATGGGTTTCATCGACGAGCCGCTGCAGATCCTCAACACCAACCTTGCGGTGTACATCGGTGTCGTTTACTCGTACCTGCCATTCATGATCCTGCCGCTGTACGCCAACCTGGTGAAGCACGACAACAGCTTGCTGGAAGCCGCTTCCGACCTGGGTTCGAGCACCTTCAACAGCTTCTGGAAAATCACTATTCCACTGTCCAAGAACGGGATCATCGCTGGCTGCATGCTGGTGTTCATTCCGGTGGTCGGCGAGTTCGTGATCCCGGAACTGCTTGGTGGTCCGGAAACCCTGATGATCGGTAAAGTGCTCTGGCAAGAGTTCTTCAACAACCGTGACTGGCCGGTAGCGTCTGCGCTGGCGGTGGTGATGCTGGCGATCCTGATTGTGCCGATCATTCTGTTCAACCGCAGTCAGGCCAAAGAAATGGAGGGCAAAGAATGA
- a CDS encoding penicillin acylase family protein — protein sequence MKRVFTVIGLLIVVLLAGVGGYVYSKQPTRQGQVELRNLQGSVTVRYDERGVPHIRAENETDLYRALGYVHAQDRLFQMEAMRRLARGELAEVLGPKLLDTDKLFRSLRIRERAASYVASLDKQSPAWKGLQAYLDGINQYQDSHAAPIEFDVLGIPKRPFTAEDSISVAGYMAYSFAAAFRTEPLLTYVRDQLGADYLNVFDLDWQPKGVLVNGHAKPTPALAAGDWKDLNALARLSEQALIDNGLPQFEGSNAWVIAGSRSQSGKPLLAGDPHIRFSVPSVWYEAQLSAPGFELYGHHQALVPFAFLGHNLDFGWSLTMFQNDDLDLIAEKVNPDNPNQVWYRGQWTDMVVTEQQINVKGQSPVTLTLRQSPHGPIVNDALGTAAGKTPIAMWWAFLETPNPILEGFYQLNRADTLTKARAAAAKVQAPGLNLVYANAKGDIAWWASALLPKRPAGVRPEFILDGSSNQADKDGFYPFSANPQEENPARGYIVSANFQPLSPTGMEIPGYYNLADRGQQLNRQLSDKSVKWTNEANQKLQLGTATGYGPRLLAPLLPVLREVVSDPAQLKLVEQLAQWPGDYPLDSVSATVFNQFLYDLADAAMRDELGNDFFDTLLSTRVIDAALPRLAANADSPWWDNRSTPAKETRADVVRTAWQASMAHLKLTLGDDVAGWKWGTAHTLTHGHPLGQQKPLDRIFNVGPFAAPGSHEVPNNLSAKIGPAPWPVTYGPSTRRLVDFADPAHGLTINPVGQSGVPFDSHYDDQAEAYVDGMYVQAHFNAEEVTANTRSTLKLLPARAP from the coding sequence ATGAAGCGCGTGTTCACCGTAATTGGCTTGCTCATCGTTGTTCTGCTTGCCGGCGTCGGCGGGTATGTCTACAGCAAACAACCGACGCGCCAGGGCCAGGTCGAACTGCGTAACCTGCAAGGTTCGGTGACCGTGCGCTACGACGAGCGCGGTGTGCCGCACATTCGCGCCGAGAACGAAACCGACCTCTATCGCGCCCTCGGTTATGTGCATGCCCAGGACCGGCTGTTCCAGATGGAAGCCATGCGCCGCCTCGCCCGTGGCGAACTGGCCGAAGTGCTCGGGCCGAAACTGCTCGACACCGACAAACTGTTCCGCAGCCTGCGCATCCGCGAGCGCGCCGCCAGTTATGTCGCCAGCCTCGATAAACAGTCGCCGGCGTGGAAGGGCCTGCAAGCCTATCTGGATGGCATTAACCAATATCAGGACAGCCACGCCGCACCGATCGAGTTTGACGTTCTGGGCATCCCCAAACGGCCGTTCACGGCGGAAGACAGCATCAGCGTCGCCGGCTACATGGCCTATAGCTTTGCGGCGGCGTTTCGCACCGAACCGCTGCTGACCTACGTGCGCGATCAGCTCGGCGCCGATTATCTCAACGTTTTCGACCTCGACTGGCAGCCCAAAGGTGTGCTGGTCAACGGTCACGCCAAACCGACGCCGGCTCTCGCTGCCGGCGACTGGAAGGACCTCAACGCCCTCGCCCGTCTCAGCGAACAAGCGCTGATCGACAATGGTTTGCCGCAGTTCGAAGGCAGCAACGCCTGGGTGATTGCCGGCAGCCGCAGCCAGAGCGGCAAACCGCTGCTGGCCGGCGACCCGCACATTCGCTTCTCGGTGCCATCCGTGTGGTACGAGGCGCAACTGTCGGCGCCCGGCTTCGAGTTGTACGGCCATCATCAGGCATTGGTGCCGTTTGCGTTTCTGGGGCACAACCTCGATTTCGGCTGGAGCCTGACCATGTTCCAGAACGATGATCTGGATCTGATCGCCGAGAAGGTCAACCCGGACAATCCGAATCAGGTCTGGTATCGCGGCCAGTGGACCGACATGGTCGTCACCGAGCAGCAAATCAATGTGAAGGGGCAGTCGCCAGTGACCCTCACCCTGCGCCAATCCCCTCATGGCCCGATCGTCAACGATGCGCTCGGCACCGCAGCCGGCAAGACACCGATCGCCATGTGGTGGGCGTTTCTCGAAACGCCAAACCCGATCCTCGAAGGCTTCTACCAGCTCAACCGCGCCGACACGCTGACCAAGGCCCGCGCCGCCGCGGCCAAGGTGCAGGCACCAGGGCTGAACCTCGTCTACGCCAACGCCAAGGGCGATATCGCCTGGTGGGCTTCGGCGTTGCTGCCCAAGCGCCCCGCCGGGGTGCGGCCGGAGTTCATCCTCGACGGCAGCAGCAATCAGGCCGACAAGGACGGTTTCTACCCGTTCAGCGCCAACCCGCAGGAAGAGAACCCGGCACGCGGCTACATCGTCTCGGCCAACTTCCAGCCGCTGTCGCCGACCGGCATGGAGATTCCCGGTTACTACAACCTCGCCGATCGCGGGCAACAGCTCAATCGTCAGCTCAGCGACAAGAGCGTGAAGTGGACCAACGAAGCCAACCAGAAACTGCAACTGGGCACGGCGACCGGTTATGGCCCGCGATTGCTGGCGCCATTGCTACCGGTGCTACGCGAGGTGGTCAGCGATCCGGCGCAGTTGAAACTGGTCGAGCAACTGGCGCAGTGGCCGGGCGACTATCCGCTGGATTCGGTCAGTGCGACGGTGTTCAACCAGTTCCTCTACGACCTGGCCGATGCGGCGATGCGTGATGAGTTGGGCAATGATTTTTTCGACACCTTACTGTCCACGCGAGTGATCGATGCGGCGTTGCCCAGACTGGCGGCGAATGCCGATTCTCCGTGGTGGGATAACCGCAGCACGCCGGCCAAAGAAACTCGCGCAGACGTCGTGCGCACGGCATGGCAGGCGAGCATGGCGCATCTGAAGCTAACGCTTGGTGACGATGTTGCTGGCTGGAAATGGGGGACCGCGCATACGCTGACTCACGGCCATCCGTTGGGACAGCAGAAGCCGCTGGATCGGATTTTCAATGTCGGGCCGTTTGCGGCGCCGGGCAGTCATGAAGTGCCGAACAATCTGTCGGCGAAGATCGGCCCGGCGCCATGGCCGGTGACTTACGGGCCGTCGACTCGGCGGCTGGTGGATTTTGCCGATCCCGCACATGGGTTGACGATCAACCCGGTCGGGCAGAGTGGTGTGCCGTTTGACAGTCACTATGACGATCAGGCTGAGGCGTATGTCGACGGGATGTATGTGCAGGCGCATTTCAATGCCGAAGAGGTGACGGCGAATACGCGCAGTACCTTGAAGTTGTTGCCGGCGCGGGCACCTTAA
- a CDS encoding GlxA family transcriptional regulator — protein sequence MNKTVAIVVFAGVQSLDVSGPMDVFAEANRFLAAEDHYRLEVIGVEHGPMACSNGLNLNAHRHFSEALDAYDLLLVAGGPQLPFMDFGATFDGWLRGACARAQRFGSICNGAFMLARAGLLEGRTVTTHWNDAEALAQLCPTTQVEADRLYVEDGTLYTSAGVTAGIDLSLYLLARDHGAEVALSVAKRLVVFTQRSGGQSQFSPFLTPHAEPTSAVAMVQLYVLANLTGDLTIADLANAANMSARNFSRVFAREAKVTPAEFVERARVDAARVMLESTTAPLKTVAYQCGFRDAQHMRSVFNRRLGVTPQQFRLNFALLL from the coding sequence ATGAACAAAACCGTCGCCATCGTCGTGTTCGCCGGCGTGCAGTCACTGGATGTCAGCGGCCCTATGGACGTGTTCGCCGAGGCCAATCGCTTCTTGGCGGCCGAGGATCACTATCGGCTCGAAGTGATCGGTGTCGAACACGGCCCGATGGCCTGTTCCAACGGTTTGAACCTGAATGCCCATCGGCATTTCAGCGAAGCACTCGACGCCTACGATCTGCTGCTGGTCGCCGGCGGGCCGCAATTGCCGTTCATGGATTTCGGCGCGACGTTCGACGGTTGGCTGCGCGGGGCCTGTGCACGGGCGCAGCGTTTTGGTTCGATCTGCAACGGCGCGTTCATGCTGGCGCGCGCCGGATTGCTGGAGGGGCGCACCGTGACTACGCACTGGAATGACGCCGAGGCGTTGGCGCAGTTGTGTCCGACAACGCAGGTCGAAGCGGACCGCTTGTATGTCGAGGACGGCACGCTCTACACCTCGGCCGGAGTTACGGCGGGCATCGATCTGTCGCTGTATCTGCTGGCCCGTGATCACGGTGCCGAAGTGGCGTTGAGCGTGGCCAAGCGATTGGTGGTGTTTACGCAGCGTTCTGGTGGGCAGTCGCAGTTCAGTCCGTTCCTCACGCCACATGCGGAGCCGACATCGGCGGTAGCGATGGTGCAGTTGTATGTATTGGCCAATCTCACAGGCGATCTGACGATTGCCGATCTGGCCAATGCGGCGAACATGAGTGCGCGTAACTTTTCCAGAGTGTTCGCCCGGGAGGCCAAAGTCACCCCGGCGGAGTTCGTCGAGCGGGCGCGAGTGGATGCGGCGCGGGTGATGCTGGAAAGCACCACGGCGCCGTTGAAGACGGTGGCATATCAGTGCGGGTTTCGCGATGCGCAACATATGCGCAGTGTGTTCAACCGCCGATTGGGCGTGACGCCGCAGCAGTTTCGGCTGAATTTTGCGCTGCTGCTTTAA
- a CDS encoding ABC transporter ATP-binding protein, with protein sequence MAVASGAYKKALEGDQTPKQVLVKIDRVTKKFDETIAVDDVSLEIKKGEIFALLGGSGSGKSTLLRMLAGFERPTEGRIFLDGVDITDMPPYERPINMMFQSYALFPHMTVAQNIAFGLKQDKIPAAEVDARVAEMLKLVQMSQYAKRKPHQLSGGQRQRVALARSLAKRPKLLLLDEPMGALDKKLRSQMQLELVEIIERVGVTCVMVTHDQEEAMTMAERIAIMHLGWIAQIGSPIDIYETPTSRLVCEFIGNVNIFEGEVIDDAEGHATITCKDLDRQIYVGHGISTSVQDKSVTYAIRPEKLLVTADQPTCEYNWSSGKVHDIAYLGGHSVFYVELPSGKLVQSFVANAERRGARPTWGDQVYVWWEDDSGVVLRS encoded by the coding sequence ATGGCAGTTGCCTCCGGCGCCTATAAGAAAGCCCTCGAGGGCGACCAGACACCGAAACAGGTGCTGGTCAAAATCGACCGGGTCACGAAGAAGTTCGACGAGACGATTGCCGTGGACGATGTGTCCCTGGAAATCAAGAAAGGCGAAATCTTCGCCTTGCTCGGCGGTTCGGGATCGGGCAAATCCACTCTGCTGCGGATGCTGGCAGGGTTCGAACGGCCCACGGAGGGGCGCATTTTTCTCGACGGCGTCGACATCACCGACATGCCGCCGTACGAACGTCCGATCAACATGATGTTCCAGTCGTACGCCTTGTTCCCGCACATGACCGTGGCGCAGAACATCGCCTTCGGCCTTAAACAGGACAAGATCCCGGCGGCTGAAGTCGATGCCCGCGTGGCCGAGATGCTCAAGCTGGTGCAGATGAGTCAGTACGCCAAACGTAAGCCGCATCAACTGTCTGGCGGTCAGCGTCAGCGTGTGGCGCTGGCGCGTTCGCTGGCCAAGCGACCGAAGCTGCTGTTACTTGATGAGCCGATGGGCGCACTCGACAAGAAACTGCGTTCGCAGATGCAGCTGGAGCTGGTCGAGATCATTGAGCGCGTCGGTGTGACCTGTGTGATGGTGACCCACGACCAGGAAGAGGCCATGACCATGGCCGAGCGCATCGCGATCATGCACCTGGGCTGGATCGCCCAGATCGGCAGCCCGATCGACATCTACGAAACCCCGACCAGCCGTCTGGTCTGCGAATTCATCGGCAACGTCAACATCTTCGAAGGCGAAGTGATCGACGACGCCGAAGGCCACGCGACCATCACCTGCAAGGATCTCGACCGGCAGATCTACGTCGGCCACGGCATCAGCACCTCGGTACAGGACAAATCGGTGACTTACGCGATTCGTCCGGAGAAGCTGCTGGTCACCGCCGACCAACCGACCTGCGAATACAACTGGTCGAGCGGCAAAGTCCACGACATCGCCTACCTCGGCGGTCACTCGGTGTTCTACGTTGAATTGCCGAGCGGCAAGCTGGTGCAGTCGTTCGTCGCCAACGCCGAACGCCGCGGCGCGCGTCCGACCTGGGGCGACCAGGTTTACGTGTGGTGGGAAGACGACAGCGGCGTGGTACTTCGCTCATGA